One region of Gigantopelta aegis isolate Gae_Host chromosome 7, Gae_host_genome, whole genome shotgun sequence genomic DNA includes:
- the LOC121377637 gene encoding uncharacterized protein LOC121377637, with product MDDRGTSYETQRRPWMALCVVVLTVVITQVRVNCEITSSVIAAEKEWRTLTSEDYPFRYRSNTFDAFLLRAKHSDDVIDIIMEAMKLESQPSNCPSDYLEFYDGSYTNGSLLKRACTLDKACFSGTNGTMLIIFRSDSSREGKGFKISYRSSERNDACSSGSLPFRWIGQLIGVAIAIIVLCAFWEFFKKKHGRRERLSGRCLKLSACCSNYASDRLHTCRNKCSCFSRLVHSLVSRFRRNGQEPSRVTPEISTLPSNGQGTLPAGTLPDRNAIYGVGSFENEAFDDSDFSVTPPPYPREFAAEPPPYEMCVSNEHPHLDEQPPSYSVSQSQISESGTDVTTQISFISPPPSYDHVILNPNNYRCNS from the exons TGAGAGTGAATTGTGAGATAACCTCCTCCGTGATCGCCGCCGAAAAAGAGTGGAGAACTTTAACTTCTGAGGACTACCCCTTCCGCTATCGAAG CAACACTTTTGATGCATTTTTGTTGCGAGCGAAACATTCAGATGACGTCATCGATATCATCATGGAGGCGATGAAACTCGAATCACAACCCAGTAACTGTCCAAGTGACTATCTGGAATTTTATGATG GCTCGTACACAAACGGTTCTCTTCTAAAACGAGCCTGCACCTTGGACAAGGCGTGTTTCTCTGGAACAAACGGCACAATGCTCATCATCTTCCGGTCTGATTCGTCTAGAGAGGGAAAAGGTTTCAAGATCAGCTACAGAA GTAGCGAAAGAAATGACGCCTGTTCGAGCGGCTCACTTCCTTTCCGGTGGATCGGTCAACTGATTGGCGTCGCCATAGCAATCATAGTGCTCTGTGCATTCTGGGAGTTCTTCAAGAAGAAACATGGCCGCCGAGAGCGACTGTCTGGTCGCTGTTTGAAGCTGAGCGCGTGCTGCTCGAACTACGCCAGCGATCGACTCCACACGTGTCGGAATAAATGCTCCTGCTTCAGCAGGCTCGTCCATTCTCTTGTTTCGCGATTTAGAAGAAATGGACAGGAACCATCGCGCGTTACGCCTGAGATCTCAACGCTGCCGAGTAACGGTCAAGGGACGTTACCCGCTGGAACTTTACCCGACAGGAATGCCATATACGGTGTTGGGTCGTTTGAAAACGAGGCGTTTGACGATTCGGACTTCTCAGTAACCCCGCCCCCTTATCCAAGAGAGTTCGCGGCGGAACCCCCACCGTATGAGATGTGTGTGTCTAATGAACATCCGCATCTGGATGAGCAGCCGCCATCTTATTCGGTTTCACAGTCTCAAATTAGTGAGAGCGGAACTGACGTCACAACCCAAATATCTTTCATATCGCCCCCACCGTCATATGACCACGTGATTCTGAACCCAAATAATTACAGGTGCAACTCATAA